CTCAAAACTATTGTCGGCAAAAGGATGACGGCGAATAAGATTTACAAAGTGATATTTATATTCGTTTAAATCATACTTTGTCGCTACCTTTTCTTTTGGCTCATAATCTACATTGAGCCAGCCTTTTTGCAATTTATACCAACCACAAGAGTAGAGAACTTTATTCAGACCATAGGTATCGAGTTGTGTGCCTTCGGGAATTTCGGCGGCGCGTTTTGCCTCAAACGCTAATTGTTGGTGATTGACATAAACGATGTCGTAGCCTTTTTGGTATAAAAAACTACGAATTTGTTTCTTCAAAGATGCAAGCATAAACTGATAAAAAATTAGTAAGGGTACGTTCTGGCTTGCAAGATAAGCATTTCTTTCGAAACAATAGACAAGAAACCGCGCCGTTTTTTTTGTGCCACCAACCAACATATACGAAAAAAACGTATCTTTGATTTTGCCACCGCTTTTTTATGAAGTTCGAGGGGCATTTCTCTCATCTTTTCCGCTTTCTAAATTCTATGCTCGACCGCACGCAAGCACCTGCTGCCCAACCTTTGGCGCACTTCACACTCCCAACGGCTCATAGCTTCTCTTTGGCTAATCAGTTGAAAGTCAGATACAAATCCCATCAGGCACAACCCGCCATTCAGCTTTTATTGGTCTTTGAGGCAGGGCGCACACGTGCCTATCAGCGCGGGCAAGCCGAACTCTACGTGCAACTTTTGATGGAAGGAACGCAAAAAATGTCGGCAGAAGCCTTCGCCCAAGCACTTGCCGATTTGGGAACGTACCTCGACGTAAATGCAAGCGATACGCAGGTCATTTTTTCACTCACTACACTCAAAAAATTTCTCCAGCCTTCGCTCGAACTGCTTTTACAACTCATCGAAGTGCCACTTTTAGAGGAGGAAACCTTGCTCATGCTCAAAAATATTCAGATACAAAACCTTAAAGTACAGCAAGAAAAAACAGCTTTTGTCGCAAATAGAATTTATAGGAAAACTATTTTTGGACAAGATTCGCCCTTTGCGCAATTTGCTGAAATTGAAGACGTGGAAAAAATCACGACACAAGACTTGAAACAATACCACCAAGCATATATCGCAGGCAAGCCCTTTTCTATCTTTATGGCAGGAGATATAGAACAAAATGAATTAGAAATTGTAAATCAATATTTAGGACATTTAAAAGTAGAAAACCAAGATATAGAGCCGCCTTCAATAGAAAATTATGAAAATAGCGAAAGTTCAAGATTTTATTTCAAAAAGAAGGAGGCTTTGCAAACTTCAATTCGCATAGGACGACGCTGCATCGACAAAACTCACCCCGACTATGTAGCCCTTAGAATACTCATAGGGCTATTGGGAGGCTATTTTGGCTCACGCCTGATGCAGAATTTGCGCGAAGAAAAGGGACTCACCTATGGCGTTCATGCCCAAATCAACAACATTCGCGGGAATACTTTTTTTACCATTCAAACCGACGTGAAAAAAGAGCAACAGGAGCAAGCCGTTTCGGAAATTTACAAAGAAATAGAACGACTTAAACAAGAAAAAGTACCAATCACCGAATTAGATTTGTTTAGAAACTATCTAATAGGCTCATTTTTAGGCGTTTTGGCTACTCCTTTTCAAATTATGCAGCAAATTAAAGTTTTATATGATGAAAATTTGCCCTTAGACTATTACGATAATTTTATTCAAAAAATCAAATCCACAACCCCCGACGAACTACAAAAAGTGGCGCAGGAGCATCTTGTCGCCCTGCAGGAGGTCTTGGTAGGATAAGCGGCTTTCTTCTGCCAAAAGAGAAAACCTATTCAGGTTTCTCTTTTGGCGCAAAAGCACCGTCTTTATTTTCAGGCATCTGCGGACTGATATAGGCTGCAAAACGCCAAATTTCATAAATCATTTCCATATCAAAACGTTCAGAATGAGGCACTTCGCGCGAAAGTCCTACTTGTAGGCTGCCTTTTTCGAAGTCATTTTTATAAATAAAACGACACAAAATACCAACCTTTTCTATTACTAAGATACAAAACTCGCCCTCTTTGAGCGTGCGCCAGTCTTCTACATATTCGCCAATAAAAATGCTACCGCGAGGCAATCCACTTCCAAGTTGTGTGATTTCAAAAGAGCGATAGGTGCGTTCCTGTGGTAAAAAAGGCAACTGATACTTTGGTAAGTCTAATAAAAATTCAGGTTTATCATGCTTTTCTAAATAGGCTTCTTGCTTATCCTCTTTTACCAACTCTATATATTCCTGATTTTCAGCATCTAAGCTAATACTCAAAATGCGCATTTTTTCAGCAGACACATATTTTAATATATCAAAAGTCGACACGCTTTCTAAATCTTCTGTAAGCAAACTGTGAATAGATATTTTACAATCTAATGCTATTTTTTGTAAAATATCGTACTTAGGATTTGCATGTCCTTGCTCATAAGAACCTAATTTTTTGGTTGAAATGGCTAAATAATTGGCAAATTCGGTTTGCGTTTGTTTGTAATATTCTTTACGAATAAACTTTAAATTTTTAGCAATAAATAACATATTTTTAGTTGGATAAAGATAAGATATGGGAGTAAGATTGCCGTTTTGTTAGCAAAAATCATACAAAAAGCAGAAAAAAAGAAATTCACCCTTAGAAAGCAGGGCTTTTTACTCTTTTTTTGCTAATTTTTCGTGGAGTTTAATATCTTGCCCCCAAACCTTGCGACTCAAAGAAAATTGCCATTTCGGTAGGATAGTCTGTGATAATGCTCTGCACGCCTTGTTTGTAAAGTTTCAAAGACGTAGGAAAATCATTCACCGTCCATGTCCAAATGTTTATATTTTTTTCTAAAAAATAAGCGATTATATGTTCATTCAAAATGGAATAATTAGGTGCAATACCATCTGGAACAAACGAAAGTGCTTGCATTTTTTTCAAAAGTTGGTCTTTGCCTTGCACACCTTCCACTAAAAAAGTAAGTGCCGCTTTTTTTTCTTGTCGCTTGACCTCTTCCAAAATTTGAGGATTAAAACTTTCTATACAGAAACAATGAAAAGGTAGTTTGTAATTAGATATAATTTCTAAAACTTTTTTTACTGCAAAATCTGCTTTTGGTTGCCCTAAATCACGCCAATTAGATTCATATTTAATTTCAAAGTTAAAGAAAGGGTATTTTTTATATTTTTTTAAAGATAAATCTATACAAAGAGCTAAAACTTCGCTTAAAAGCGGCTTATAGGTTTGTAGTTTTTTTTGTAAGGGAAAACGTGGGTGCGGTTTCGTACCACCGTCAAATTTTTTGATTTCTTCATACTTCATTTTGAAAAAACTATAAGAAAGTTCATTTTTAGGTTCAATATCTATGCTATTGTATTCAGAAGTGGCAATTCTAACATAGTCCGAATGTGGATAAGGCTCATGGCTTACCAGCACTTCACCCGAAGGCAAAACAATTAAATCCAATTCTATTGCTAAAATATTATTTTCTATACAAAAAATAAAACCTTCTATTGAATTTTCGGGCAAATAGCCGCGTGCGCCGCGATGTCCTTGTATAAAAAAGTTGGGCGAGAGGCTTGGAAAAAAAGGCGACTTTTGGGTAGTTTGGGACATAAAATGGGCGAAAATATTTTGAAACTTGACTTAAAAAGTTTATATTTGGACATCTTCTTTCCCCAAAGGTACAAAAAATGCGCATTTGAGCCACCCCAAATATGCAAAAATAAGGCAGCCCTATGAGGAAGAGTCATTTAAAACAAATACTTTAAAATTTATCTAAAAAAATAAATTTTTTATGACAAAAGTTGTAATTCCTGTGGCGGGGGCAGGCACTATGTTGCGTCCGCACACGCA
Above is a genomic segment from Hugenholtzia roseola DSM 9546 containing:
- a CDS encoding M16 family metallopeptidase; translated protein: MLDRTQAPAAQPLAHFTLPTAHSFSLANQLKVRYKSHQAQPAIQLLLVFEAGRTRAYQRGQAELYVQLLMEGTQKMSAEAFAQALADLGTYLDVNASDTQVIFSLTTLKKFLQPSLELLLQLIEVPLLEEETLLMLKNIQIQNLKVQQEKTAFVANRIYRKTIFGQDSPFAQFAEIEDVEKITTQDLKQYHQAYIAGKPFSIFMAGDIEQNELEIVNQYLGHLKVENQDIEPPSIENYENSESSRFYFKKKEALQTSIRIGRRCIDKTHPDYVALRILIGLLGGYFGSRLMQNLREEKGLTYGVHAQINNIRGNTFFTIQTDVKKEQQEQAVSEIYKEIERLKQEKVPITELDLFRNYLIGSFLGVLATPFQIMQQIKVLYDENLPLDYYDNFIQKIKSTTPDELQKVAQEHLVALQEVLVG
- a CDS encoding helix-turn-helix domain-containing protein, which gives rise to MLFIAKNLKFIRKEYYKQTQTEFANYLAISTKKLGSYEQGHANPKYDILQKIALDCKISIHSLLTEDLESVSTFDILKYVSAEKMRILSISLDAENQEYIELVKEDKQEAYLEKHDKPEFLLDLPKYQLPFLPQERTYRSFEITQLGSGLPRGSIFIGEYVEDWRTLKEGEFCILVIEKVGILCRFIYKNDFEKGSLQVGLSREVPHSERFDMEMIYEIWRFAAYISPQMPENKDGAFAPKEKPE
- a CDS encoding glycerophosphodiester phosphodiesterase family protein, producing the protein MSQTTQKSPFFPSLSPNFFIQGHRGARGYLPENSIEGFIFCIENNILAIELDLIVLPSGEVLVSHEPYPHSDYVRIATSEYNSIDIEPKNELSYSFFKMKYEEIKKFDGGTKPHPRFPLQKKLQTYKPLLSEVLALCIDLSLKKYKKYPFFNFEIKYESNWRDLGQPKADFAVKKVLEIISNYKLPFHCFCIESFNPQILEEVKRQEKKAALTFLVEGVQGKDQLLKKMQALSFVPDGIAPNYSILNEHIIAYFLEKNINIWTWTVNDFPTSLKLYKQGVQSIITDYPTEMAIFFESQGLGARY